In one Antennarius striatus isolate MH-2024 chromosome 1, ASM4005453v1, whole genome shotgun sequence genomic region, the following are encoded:
- the cttn gene encoding src substrate cortactin isoform X1, whose product MWRAGTTQAAKAAVNVEDDDWETDPDFENDVTEKEQRWGAKSVSGSGHQEHINIHQLRQTVSTEHTNIKQKELDNMPKASHGYGGKYGVQQDRMDKSAVGHDYQSKLSKHCSQTDTSKGFGGKFGVQDDRVDQSAVGFEYAGKTEKHASQKDYASGFGGRYGVQADRVDRSAVGFDYQGKTEKHESQKDYAKGFGGKFGVETDKVDKSAVGFEYQGKTERHESQKDYVKGFGGKFGVQTDRQDKSALGWDHQEKLQLHESQKDYKRGFGGQYGVEKDKQDQCALGYEHKENLAKHESQKDYSKGFGGKYGVQNDRMDKSAGTFEEVERPSSSYQKTKPVEAAGSSTGSIKARFENIAKQKEEEDRKRAEEERARRQAKERQEQEEARRKAQEMAKAPSPVPPASPSPTPPVQPAAASLYQNVEEVSSEETQEPLYEADNQYAPQEDQALYQTPAESAAGDDEQYEYSQDLGVTAVALYDYQAAGDDEISFDPDDIITNIEMIDEGWWRGACRGIVGLFPANYVEVRQ is encoded by the exons ATGTGgagggcaggaacaacacaggcagccaAAGCAGCTGTAAATGTTGAAGATGATGACTGGGAGACTGACCCAGACTTTGAG aatgATGTAACAGAGAAGGAGCAGCGCTGGGGGGCCAAGTCAGTGTCAGGCTCAGGGCATCAGGAGCATATAAA CATCCATCAGCTGCGTCAAACTGTGTCAACGGAGCACACCAATATCAAGCAAAAAGAGTTGGATAATATGCCGAAAGCCTCGCATGGATACGGAGGGAAATACGGAGTGCAGCAGGACCGCATGGACAAG TCTGCTGTGGGTCATGACTACCAGAGCAAATTGTCCAAGCACTGCTCCCAAACTGATACCTCTAAGGGCTTTGGAGGCAAGTTTGGAGTACAAGATGACCGCGTTGACCAG TCAGCCGTTGGCTTTGAGTATGCGGGAAAGACGGAGAAGCACGCCTCACAGAAAG ACTACGCCAGTGGGTTTGGGGGTCGATATGGCGTGCAGGCAGATCGGGTCGACCGGAGCGCAGTGGGCTTTGATTACCAGGGAAAAACTGAGAAACATGAGTCCCAGAAAG ATTATGCAAAGGGCTTCGGCGGCAAGTTTGGTGTTGAGACGGACAAGGTGGACAAGAGTGCTGTGGGTTTTGAGTACCAgggcaaaacagagagacacGAGTCACAGAAAG ACTATGTGAAGGGCTTCGGGGGAAAGTTTGGTGtgcagactgacagacaggatAAATCGGCACTGGGTTGGGACCACCAGGAAAAATTACAGCTCCATGAATCCCAGAAAG ACTATAAGCGTGGGTTTGGAGGGCAGTATGGGGTAGAGAAGGACAAACAGGACCAGTGCGCCCTGGGCTATGAGCACAAGGAGAACCTGGCCAAGCACGAGTCCCAGAAAG ATTATTCAAAAGGATTTGGAGGAAAATATGGTGTCCAGAATGACCGCATGGATAAG AGTGCAGGGACTTTTGAAGAGGTGGAGAGGCCAAGCTCATCGTACCAGAAAACAAAACCTGTGGAGGCTG CTGGCAGCAGCACAGGAAGCATCAAGGCCCGCTTTGAGAACATCGCCaagcagaaggaggaggaggacaggaagagggcAGAAGAGGAGCGAGCCCGTCGACAGGCCAAGGAGAGGCAGGAGCAAGAAGAGGCCCGTCGTAAAGCTCAAGAGATGGCTAAGGCTCCGTCTCCTGTCCCTCCTGCAAGTCCCAGCCCGACTCCTCCAGTCCAGCCAGCTGCTGCCTCATTGTACCAG AACGTAGAGGAAGTGTCTTCCGAGGAGACTCAAGAGCCGCTGTATGAGGCAGACAACCAGTACGCGCCGCAGGAGGACCAGGCTCTCTACCAGACCCCTGCGGAGTCTGCAGCAGGAG ATGACGAGCAGTATGAGTACAGCCAGGACCTTGGGGTGACAGCAGTGGCACTGTATGACTACCAAGCAG CTGGTGATGATGAGATATCCTTCgaccctgatgacatcatcactaacaTTGAAATGATCGATGAGGGCTGGTGGCGAGGCGCCTGCCGAGGCATTGTTGGCCTCTTCCCAGCCAACTATGTGGAGGTACGGCAATGA
- the cttn gene encoding src substrate cortactin isoform X3: protein MWRAGTTQAAKAAVNVEDDDWETDPDFENDVTEKEQRWGAKSVSGSGHQEHINIHQLRQTVSTEHTNIKQKELDNMPKASHGYGGKYGVQQDRMDKSAVGHDYQSKLSKHCSQTDTSKGFGGKFGVQDDRVDQSAVGFEYAGKTEKHASQKDYAKGFGGKFGVETDKVDKSAVGFEYQGKTERHESQKDYVKGFGGKFGVQTDRQDKSALGWDHQEKLQLHESQKDYKRGFGGQYGVEKDKQDQCALGYEHKENLAKHESQKDYSKGFGGKYGVQNDRMDKSAGTFEEVERPSSSYQKTKPVEAAGSSTGSIKARFENIAKQKEEEDRKRAEEERARRQAKERQEQEEARRKAQEMAKAPSPVPPASPSPTPPVQPAAASLYQNVEEVSSEETQEPLYEADNQYAPQEDQALYQTPAESAAGDDEQYEYSQDLGVTAVALYDYQAAGDDEISFDPDDIITNIEMIDEGWWRGACRGIVGLFPANYVEVRQ from the exons ATGTGgagggcaggaacaacacaggcagccaAAGCAGCTGTAAATGTTGAAGATGATGACTGGGAGACTGACCCAGACTTTGAG aatgATGTAACAGAGAAGGAGCAGCGCTGGGGGGCCAAGTCAGTGTCAGGCTCAGGGCATCAGGAGCATATAAA CATCCATCAGCTGCGTCAAACTGTGTCAACGGAGCACACCAATATCAAGCAAAAAGAGTTGGATAATATGCCGAAAGCCTCGCATGGATACGGAGGGAAATACGGAGTGCAGCAGGACCGCATGGACAAG TCTGCTGTGGGTCATGACTACCAGAGCAAATTGTCCAAGCACTGCTCCCAAACTGATACCTCTAAGGGCTTTGGAGGCAAGTTTGGAGTACAAGATGACCGCGTTGACCAG TCAGCCGTTGGCTTTGAGTATGCGGGAAAGACGGAGAAGCACGCCTCACAGAAAG ATTATGCAAAGGGCTTCGGCGGCAAGTTTGGTGTTGAGACGGACAAGGTGGACAAGAGTGCTGTGGGTTTTGAGTACCAgggcaaaacagagagacacGAGTCACAGAAAG ACTATGTGAAGGGCTTCGGGGGAAAGTTTGGTGtgcagactgacagacaggatAAATCGGCACTGGGTTGGGACCACCAGGAAAAATTACAGCTCCATGAATCCCAGAAAG ACTATAAGCGTGGGTTTGGAGGGCAGTATGGGGTAGAGAAGGACAAACAGGACCAGTGCGCCCTGGGCTATGAGCACAAGGAGAACCTGGCCAAGCACGAGTCCCAGAAAG ATTATTCAAAAGGATTTGGAGGAAAATATGGTGTCCAGAATGACCGCATGGATAAG AGTGCAGGGACTTTTGAAGAGGTGGAGAGGCCAAGCTCATCGTACCAGAAAACAAAACCTGTGGAGGCTG CTGGCAGCAGCACAGGAAGCATCAAGGCCCGCTTTGAGAACATCGCCaagcagaaggaggaggaggacaggaagagggcAGAAGAGGAGCGAGCCCGTCGACAGGCCAAGGAGAGGCAGGAGCAAGAAGAGGCCCGTCGTAAAGCTCAAGAGATGGCTAAGGCTCCGTCTCCTGTCCCTCCTGCAAGTCCCAGCCCGACTCCTCCAGTCCAGCCAGCTGCTGCCTCATTGTACCAG AACGTAGAGGAAGTGTCTTCCGAGGAGACTCAAGAGCCGCTGTATGAGGCAGACAACCAGTACGCGCCGCAGGAGGACCAGGCTCTCTACCAGACCCCTGCGGAGTCTGCAGCAGGAG ATGACGAGCAGTATGAGTACAGCCAGGACCTTGGGGTGACAGCAGTGGCACTGTATGACTACCAAGCAG CTGGTGATGATGAGATATCCTTCgaccctgatgacatcatcactaacaTTGAAATGATCGATGAGGGCTGGTGGCGAGGCGCCTGCCGAGGCATTGTTGGCCTCTTCCCAGCCAACTATGTGGAGGTACGGCAATGA
- the cttn gene encoding src substrate cortactin isoform X2, which yields MWRAGTTQAAKAAVNVEDDDWETDPDFENDVTEKEQRWGAKSVSGSGHQEHINIHQLRQTVSTEHTNIKQKELDNMPKASHGYGGKYGVQQDRMDKSAVGHDYQSKLSKHCSQTDTSKGFGGKFGVQDDRVDQSAVGFEYAGKTEKHASQKDYASGFGGRYGVQADRVDRSAVGFDYQGKTEKHESQKDYAKGFGGKFGVETDKVDKSAVGFEYQGKTERHESQKDYVKGFGGKFGVQTDRQDKSALGWDHQEKLQLHESQKDYSKGFGGKYGVQNDRMDKSAGTFEEVERPSSSYQKTKPVEAAGSSTGSIKARFENIAKQKEEEDRKRAEEERARRQAKERQEQEEARRKAQEMAKAPSPVPPASPSPTPPVQPAAASLYQNVEEVSSEETQEPLYEADNQYAPQEDQALYQTPAESAAGDDEQYEYSQDLGVTAVALYDYQAAGDDEISFDPDDIITNIEMIDEGWWRGACRGIVGLFPANYVEVRQ from the exons ATGTGgagggcaggaacaacacaggcagccaAAGCAGCTGTAAATGTTGAAGATGATGACTGGGAGACTGACCCAGACTTTGAG aatgATGTAACAGAGAAGGAGCAGCGCTGGGGGGCCAAGTCAGTGTCAGGCTCAGGGCATCAGGAGCATATAAA CATCCATCAGCTGCGTCAAACTGTGTCAACGGAGCACACCAATATCAAGCAAAAAGAGTTGGATAATATGCCGAAAGCCTCGCATGGATACGGAGGGAAATACGGAGTGCAGCAGGACCGCATGGACAAG TCTGCTGTGGGTCATGACTACCAGAGCAAATTGTCCAAGCACTGCTCCCAAACTGATACCTCTAAGGGCTTTGGAGGCAAGTTTGGAGTACAAGATGACCGCGTTGACCAG TCAGCCGTTGGCTTTGAGTATGCGGGAAAGACGGAGAAGCACGCCTCACAGAAAG ACTACGCCAGTGGGTTTGGGGGTCGATATGGCGTGCAGGCAGATCGGGTCGACCGGAGCGCAGTGGGCTTTGATTACCAGGGAAAAACTGAGAAACATGAGTCCCAGAAAG ATTATGCAAAGGGCTTCGGCGGCAAGTTTGGTGTTGAGACGGACAAGGTGGACAAGAGTGCTGTGGGTTTTGAGTACCAgggcaaaacagagagacacGAGTCACAGAAAG ACTATGTGAAGGGCTTCGGGGGAAAGTTTGGTGtgcagactgacagacaggatAAATCGGCACTGGGTTGGGACCACCAGGAAAAATTACAGCTCCATGAATCCCAGAAAG ATTATTCAAAAGGATTTGGAGGAAAATATGGTGTCCAGAATGACCGCATGGATAAG AGTGCAGGGACTTTTGAAGAGGTGGAGAGGCCAAGCTCATCGTACCAGAAAACAAAACCTGTGGAGGCTG CTGGCAGCAGCACAGGAAGCATCAAGGCCCGCTTTGAGAACATCGCCaagcagaaggaggaggaggacaggaagagggcAGAAGAGGAGCGAGCCCGTCGACAGGCCAAGGAGAGGCAGGAGCAAGAAGAGGCCCGTCGTAAAGCTCAAGAGATGGCTAAGGCTCCGTCTCCTGTCCCTCCTGCAAGTCCCAGCCCGACTCCTCCAGTCCAGCCAGCTGCTGCCTCATTGTACCAG AACGTAGAGGAAGTGTCTTCCGAGGAGACTCAAGAGCCGCTGTATGAGGCAGACAACCAGTACGCGCCGCAGGAGGACCAGGCTCTCTACCAGACCCCTGCGGAGTCTGCAGCAGGAG ATGACGAGCAGTATGAGTACAGCCAGGACCTTGGGGTGACAGCAGTGGCACTGTATGACTACCAAGCAG CTGGTGATGATGAGATATCCTTCgaccctgatgacatcatcactaacaTTGAAATGATCGATGAGGGCTGGTGGCGAGGCGCCTGCCGAGGCATTGTTGGCCTCTTCCCAGCCAACTATGTGGAGGTACGGCAATGA